The stretch of DNA TAGTGCCAcccacacacatatgcacacacacatctcGTATGTACCACCAAGTCATACATACCTCACTCGTTAAATGACTCAGTTAACCTAGTTCATGCCTGCTCAGAATGCAAAAATTATCAGTTCCCTTCAACCAACCCACCCTGTTCCACAAATATTGTCCTCGCTCAGGCATATGTGGATTTGGTCAAAAAATCTCCCCTGATACCCAAAGAAGACCAGAGGTCTGGATTACCACCTCAACTCTGAATCCTCAGCAGCAACAAGACCTCCTAGATCAGCAAAGCATCCTGAGTCCTGTCATTATCCATGTACCTCTATGGTCTCCTTTGCAGACAGTGCTCTCAGAAGAGCTGCAAGTCTTAGAAAGCTCAGCTGAGATTCACAAAAGGACATGGTTGCCTGAAGTGGGACTGTGCTGGGATTTAAGCCCCTTCACAGGTCTAAGAGAAATCCACAAATTCCTCCTGcttttagacatttacacattTTACCAGTCCAGTTCCTTGGTCCAGTCTATGTAACTGAGCAGAACAATCCTGACTGTGCTTGATCAGGAGGGGCCTGACCTTAAAGTACAGTTACAAGATCAACCTCTTCAAAAAAGCACAGTGGGCTCAGCCACTGGAGATGTTACCCCTTTTCCTATGATACCTTCATGGCTACAACAATTCTTCAGTCCCGGTTTGTTAGGCACTGGTGTAGGCTTGGAAGAGTGACTTTATAGACTAGGAAGAAGTTGACCTCACTGAGGAGATGTGAAGGTATTGGTGTCAGTTTTGTATTTTACCTAACTAGGATTTCACATAAAATGCACAAGTTGTTCTTGGAACAGGGGTTATATCCCCTCTTAGATAAATGTCCCAGTCTATGCTTTAAGGggttaaaattttcctttctccagtcCCAAAACTCTGGGATTGTTTTCTGCAAAGtgttctgtttctgaaagcagcagcttaGGTACCTCAGTGCACAAGAGGGCTGCAGGATATGAAACCTGGTCTGATAAAAACATATGCCTGTGACCCAGCATTAGGTACCTAATCCCTCTGACAGAATAAGGGTATAAGACCCAACTCTGCCATCAGGGTTTCCTATTAGATAACTTTGGCAGCTTCCTATTTAACACATTGCCTATTTTGATTGATAGGTTCAATGACTAGAGAGCTTAGATGTTTTATTCAGAGGTGTAGATACCACCAGGCACCTAAAATTTGGTATAGTGACTCCGAACATTACCATATTAACCTTCCTTTAGGGATCTAGTTCATACTCGGtcctccttatttttcatttccaatatTAAACAGGCCTTCAAAGGCTGTAGCTTGTTTTTCTAGCCTATCTACTGTTGAGCCAAAAGTCACTGATGGATAAGAAGCAGCAAGCAATTAGCAACAACAAATATTTGGGGCATTAATGATGTAGCTTGTTCTCTCTATCTCCTAGCAAGGTATCTGGGTACAGAacttcctcccactcctccccGTGCTGCCCTGAATATAGATTTAAGTAAATTCAACAGATTATAGATGCCAcaatatgaaaattaatttatttgttacATGTACAGTTCAAATAATAGCCATGGGACATACCTCCCATGGCATGGGATGTATATACCTCATATGCCTGTAGTAATGCAAGCAAGCCTTTTtctattatattatttttaatctctgtgtTACATCAGAGTTGAGCCTTTCATGACCACAGGCCTGCCACAAAGGATCATACCTTCTTTCTGTTGTGTAGCCTGAAGAAATAACTAGAAACTACTAGAAATGAAAGTATTAACTAGAAATATGTTACTGAGGCCTAGCAGGCAAGCTAAATATGAATCATTGCAAAAACGCAACACATCGCTTATTCCCTGAAATCAGTTAAAGCCGAATATTTTGCCAGTGTTATAAAGGTGTTGCTTCCATACTACAAACAAAAGTaagaggatttttaaaagataGGTTATCAAATGataaacaaaaaagataaaattacttGCTTTGTTGTTTTAAGTACATAAGTACTTGAAAGTTCGGGCACCTGTGTTCACAGATCAGGCTAGAGTCCTGTTTTGCAATCATAAGGTACGATATGCTGACTAAATATCTTAAATATAGAACATGAAATCCCATTCCAAATCTGAGAAATGCTAACAGTATTCCACTTGTATGTAGATGAAATATGCTTATTCTAACATTCAAATATTTACCCTAAATTCCAACTCGGAATGACTGTACATGTTAAAATGGCAGACCCAGATGTTTAACCTGTTGGACACAGGAATACAGCTGTTTGAAGCCAGATTTTTGTAGAGATTGAAGTAAATTAGCTAAATTTTAGCTGATACTTAGCGACTGGTTTAAATATGACACACACTAAAAGTGCACTAATTTTTAATGAATGTCTATATTAATAGAGCCTCTCTATTTATCCCCTGCATTCTTTTTGCAGGTCATATTGACTCTCCTGGGCTCTCTGTAACATTTTTCTGCCGTTCTCCAGAGACTGATTCAATCCAATGACTTTCTTCCACCCATAGTCCTGGGCCCATCAATTATCCCTGATCCCTTTTCTTGCTGTCCAAACAGCTGAGCTGAATCTTTGAAAACTGATCAAATATTTTTGGTTGAAATAAGTGAGAGAAACCACTTTCAACTTGCACATTACATACAGAGGACCACCACACAAAGGTTCGCATGGCTCCAGGATGTCATGGCTCCCAGTTAAAAGAGCAAAAGAATCCTCAAAGTGCACACAAGATTCAATAAAAAATGCAACCAGGCTTTCCCACTTCCATGGTGGCTGACCTGTTCGGCTCTATTTGCAATAAGGCCTGTGTCCAAGATGTTTAAAGTTACTTAGCTATATCTCTGATGCTTAAGTATTCAGACTACCTCTGATTTAGATTTCTCTAAGAAGAAGACATTACATGTCTCTTTTAGGACCAAAGatctgggagaagaaaaatcccCTGGGATGTGAGCTGCAAATGAAAGTCTCTACCCTCAAAGGGAAAGTAAAGTAGCTATTATTTTGAGCAGAGAATCACCTTCAGCTTAACTCAGTTGAGAAACTAGGAACCCACCGATGCACAGAGGTACTTCCAAACCATGGGGACCAGAATCCTCCTGACAACAATAGTAGTCCAATGGTTAAAGTACATCCTGCTGGATGGAAGCCCCAGGTTTGGTAAAGCTGAAGATTTTCAAACATGGGTTTGAATCCCGTACTTAGTGAACAGAGCATTTACTTAACAGGACAGGAACCTGGGTTTTGGTCCTTGCTCTGAATTTTATGAATTTTGCTTTAAAGAATTATAGGGTAAATTAGATTGAAGAAGACTTTGAACTGGGAACTGAATCTAAATATTCTCTTTCTGGCATGGTGGTTTTAACTATTAGACTAAAATGTGTCTTATGTGCTTGTTCTCTCGCCCCAGGAGTCTGGTACTTGACTGCATGGTGACAGTTTCAGCAGGACAGATGCAGGGTGCTTTCTTCATCTCTTTAGGCCTCTAACTGAGGCCATTGATCCTGTCAGAATATATTAGACACTACTTGAGAGCTTCCACTTTACTGGGAAGTGAGGCAATACCTGACATCTCTATCCCAGTGAGGCTGAAATTCTGAACCACTTAGACCAGGGACTTGTCACACTGCAGAGGGCAAACCAGCAAAACTAAGGGAATGTCatggtttttaaaaaagtgcCTATAAACGTCATGAAAAGCCTAGGTTCTTTCAGCATTTGTGGTCTCCAGGTAAAGAAGGTTTGCGATCATTAGTTTGGACTTACACAGATTCAACCTCAATCCTGCTTTAAGTCTAAGCCTAAGCTTTTTATTGGATCTAGCTCCTAATGCCtattgaattaatttctttatctCAATGAACATTTTGTTCCTATATACCTTTGAACATCTGGACACAGCCTTCCATGTCGCTCCTTAATGCCTCTAGCCCATCACTATAACTCATTCATGGACTGCTGTCAAAAGTTGTCAAGGTATCCAGCCGTCAGTACACACATCAGCAAGAGATCACCCATGCACTTGCTCACCCCACTGAATGCACCACTCCCGCAGTTCTCCAAAGTTTTGCCCGCTGGAGAACAGGAATGCCAAGGTGCCTCCTGTAGCAAAGTCTCCTAACATCCTGAAACATGTGAATAAGTTTTTAATGgactttaaaagatttatttcagaGCTAAAGTAACAACTAAATAACTTCACTATTACGTAGCTTCAGCCATATACTGCAACCAAGCCTTTCACAGTTGATGTGGTGTTTCACAGTGACAGTaaggagagagaaacaaacacagctgaaaacaacTCTTCTCCCTTCTTAAATTCTAGGGCTCCAGTACCATTATGTAGCCTTGGTGCTTCTTTTAACATACTACCTATGGTGGCATTTGTGACCATGGAAAATGGCTGAAGTGCAACATAATCTGtccatccttttctttctggACAAACTTTGGGCATGACCCTACATGGGAGACCCGCGACGTTGGAGCAGTGGAGCCACCAGCGTGCCTGCCCTGTTGGACTCCTGCTGTGCAGGATCAGTCTGGGCTCTCCTTAGGGCAGCTACCAGGTTTTCTGCCTCACCCAAACCATGGAAAGCAGCCTCATTGAATGCCAGGGCTATGCCCTGTGTTTTCTCTTGGTGTTTGATTAGCTATAGGTAACAAGCCATAGAAAAAAGCAGTAAACCTAATTCAGACATGCTCAACACAGTCATAGCACTCCtttgtaaaatttatttaatGCTTTGTAGATATGCTCAAGCAACACTGATGAAAAAAAGTCATTCAAAGGCTTTGTCTGGAATAACACTTAGTTCACTGAAATTCTCAGTCATGTTACACAGTCCTCATttacaaacccccaaaacatttgTGCACGTGAGTGAATGGTAAAGAGGCCTGTGGCTGTGGCTTTCAATCTCTTCAGGGTGGAAACAGCACATCTATTCCGCCATGCAGTTACATCCCGAAAGTTACATGATGTTACTGAAGTCAAAGCCTTACATTTTTCAAACAGGGGTACCACTGGAGCTCTAAgtcaaaacaatgaaataaaaatttggaaaaaaatattaacttatCAATGGATGTCATACTTCTTAGAGCATTGTCTAATTACACTAGCAGATTATCAACTGCGATGACAGTACCAAAATACTGAGTTAGTTTTTATATCGTTCCTTGTGTTGTTATGCACTACACAAAATCTTAGAAAAAAACTCCCAGAAAAATATGAAGCTttactgcaaaagaaattaatgcaAGAAAATGGTGTTTTTAAGTACTAAAGAGATATGAAGCATTGCTTCTTCATAACCTGCTAAGGAGCAACAGCTGTACTTCATTTTAACTTGACGTGCTTCAGAACTCATATTCATATAGGTATTTAATGATCCAAACATAATGGTCCTATATAGAATAATTACTTATATGAAGGCTCAACTTCATatgtaatcttttaaaaaagatgctTCAGTGGAAAACTTGCTTTGGTTCTAACAATGAAAAAGCTCTTTAACAGTGAAAATGCTTTGGAGGGGTTGGAGACTATTGACCATGGATCTTGAGCACAGTTGACAATCAGACAACGTTATTCCTTCTTGACAGACTCCTTGTTTCTTCCTCCTTCGCAGTATAGCCAATACAAGGAGAACAGGTAGAGTGCAAGACAAACCATCAAATCATAGTGGTAGAGTGTTGCAGCAAAgagaataaagaagaagaaataaaagattttgcaAGCAATATGTTTTAATCCTGGAGACTCACTAGGTAACTTAAGTGCTTCACTCTTCTGGTTAGAAATATCTGCAGAATCAGAAATGTGCTGGCTTTCCTTCTGTGAGTCATCAAGCGAGTTTAGCGTTTTCCCCTCAGTTATTAAATGGTCAGATTGAAAGCCTGTCCCTCCAACTTCTTTGGTAGGCTTACTAGTTAAAACCTCTGGCCTTGGTGACTTCTCTTGTTTAAACTCTGTTTGATGGAAACATTGACCTAtattccttcctcttccttctctagAAATTGCTATGTCTGAAGTGGAaggtacttcttttttttcagcttcaggaGAGAGGTTTTTATTAATACATGTCATTTCATTCGGTAGACTTAAATCGTATCCTGACTCAGCAGCAACTTTGTCAAAGACTTTGATTTCAAAGTGTCTATACAGATGCTCCTTATCTCCTGCCACAGTGGACCCTTCAGAAGATGCCACCGAAGAGCTTTGATAATGGTAACTGGGCACAGCATTTGTACCAGAAGGTGgcatttttgtttcagctttaGCATGTAAATAGGAAAGCGTACCAACACGGCTTTCCTCCTTACAGAGCTCTTCTGCCTCCTCACTGTATAGATGCTTCTGGGTGCTCGGGGGACATTTAGATGCTTCTGAACACAAACCCTGCCCCaaaccttctttctttcctgcagcaGAAGCCTTTACTGCTTCTCCTACAGGTAAAATATTGCCGATGTCTGGTTGTGCTTTGGCACATTTTTCCCTGCTATTGCATATAGACATCGTTTCTCCTTGCAGTGTTTCATGTACATGTGCATTATAAATATCTAAAACTGATTCCTTTTCAAATTCAGTGTCATATAATACACCCACTGTGTTGAGTTGACAAAGAGCATAATGTGAACCATCATTTCTCCCTTTATGTGTATCAAACgctgtttccttttcctctgtggGCCTGTCACTTAGTGCAGTCTCTTGAGGTAGCTTAGCAATTACTGCTTTTTCACTGGCAGACATTTTTTCTGGAGCACTTTCTGATGTTGTTTTAATTATATAAGCTGTACCTGCCTCTGCTTCCTCTGTAATACCCTGCTCGGAGACAGAAGACTTTTCACAACTCTCTGCCTCCTGGCAGGTAAACAACTCCTTTGTGGAAGCTGTACTCTGAGGCCCCGTGCTCCCCCGCGGTGCCCACCGAACCTCGCTACCCATTTCTAGCCACCTCTGCTCCGCGGGCTTTGCTTCGCTTTCCTTTCCTGTCAGTCTTCCTTTATTTGTGTTGTCTGACTTTCCTCTGTCTTTTAACCTCTTGAATCCTCTGTGTTCCTGAGCGTCTTCCGCTCTCCTTTCATCCCCTGGAGAGGATGCCGGGGGATCTGCCTGTGCAGACCTGGGCGCCCATTTGTTGTCTTCGGCGGACAGAGGCGTTGCCTTCAGCGCTTTGGCGGCATGTTTTCTGTGTGACTTGAAAGGCTTGGGTGCTTCCTCCTCGCCGATTAGTGCTAAGTCTGCTACTTCGAtgactttcttctctttccctgcatCAGTGTTATAGTTCTTTCCTGACATTTCGCCAACCCCTTTTTTTTGCATATATTGGCTTTTTGTGGAATCTATTGAGACATCAGCATGTGCGAAAGTGTCGGCATATAAATCTCCTCTTAAATGTACCCGAACTTTGCTTTCAATCACCttgatttttccttcatttttgccAGCGTCTGACAACAATGAATCCAGAGTTTGGTGAGACATTTGCAGCGCCTGGTGCTCCAGAGCTGGATTAGCATTGCCATCCAGCGTCCCTGCTATGCATGCATTTAATTGCATGGATTCATCATGCTCTGGAGAAATGGTTTCTGGTCTCGTTTCACAGGCCCCTTTCGAGGTATCGGCAGCATCCTCACTGATGAATAACCTCTCCATCATCTTACTTCCCGAGGCACTATCTGTTTCAACTTTTGAAATATCTGTGTGGCTCTCTCCTTGCCAGCTTGAGACAGTAGCCGTAATATCGATAGCCTGATTCTGCTTTGtcccaggaaaatattttgccgATAAAAGGCTTTCACTGGTACCAGTACATTCCAAAGACTGCTCATCGCTGTTTCCCGTGCCAGCAGCAACTTCCTTCCCTGATGGCTGACTATTATAATCTCTTAGGGAATACTTAACTTTATCTTTTAATTCTCCTCCTATCTCTTGTGAAGTGTTTTCAGGTGAGGAACTGATAGGCACAGGGTACAAGTCACTGCTTCCTTCTATAGAGGTTAGCTTTTTCTCCAATCTTTCAGTTTCACTTGGAAAATTAACTGGTTCTGTTGTGTATAAATTCCTTTCATCTCTGGAAGAGGTACCTCTAGCTCCTGTGAAGTGCTGATTTAGCTGAAacaatagaatagaaaagaatgaTCAAAAAGCGCTTTGCAAAAATGTGCCGAATGAAGGAGGCAGGATTTCGTTAtggaaagttttgttttcagtaacaAAGCTTTTACGAAAACGTGTTCCAAACCATTTGCAAAATTtgcattatatgtattttttaacatagGTAATGAGCTTTATGGTGGTGCTGAAAGGAGCGGGAAATAAAATAGCATTCAGAACCCTCTCTCTTTATTCATGAGTTCAGTAAGCTGCTAGTGGATTTTATACAAATTAAATCTGAAGAGAATATTCCCTTAAAGGGAGGCTAATTCATTCTCTATACATTTGGTTCTAGGTTTGGAGAGAGGGAGGCGTGGGGCGAGGGGGGAGGATTGGTGCTTAAATGAGGGCATTGATACAGTACATCAAAGCCTGGTAATGTACAGTATTGTCCAGTAAAACAAAGACACATTTCACACTGACAAATACTGTAAGGATTATCTGTGCTTCGTTTCTCTCAGGGACCATTTTACAGGCTTCAAACCAGACTGGTTTTAGACAATCTGGTAAGACATGAGTTGGAAATGAGATTAGCAAAGTAAAAGGCCAGAAACTAATCACTCTCCCTCCTAGCTCCCAAATATCATATTGTATTATTCAGCTATGCCTGCTTGTCATTGCACTCTCTTCTCACTTTAGCACAGTCACACTGATAGCGCTAGCTGATCAATTAGAGGCTAGCTTCTTGGGCACCCATTTATGCATTTGCACTTGCTGTAGATATCCCCATTACAGTTTCTCTTATTAATATGTTTTCTGCAAAGCCTCTGCAAACTATTAATAGTAAAACGTCACTCAAAGAAAA from Harpia harpyja isolate bHarHar1 chromosome 6, bHarHar1 primary haplotype, whole genome shotgun sequence encodes:
- the PPP1R3A gene encoding protein phosphatase 1 regulatory subunit 3A — translated: MESFEGPSQVSRANLLEVPTVNDFSSEDEDVKPDIKHRFSPLPRRRNSVSSEEEEADTPTTISRKVSFADAFGFDLVSVKEFDTWEVPNTGQNNDIEDEVFPQEEYFFSQLFTLPASQEELLQKVREQKVQLESVVFLPGITCMNGIIRVLNVSFEKLVYVRMTLNNWLSYYDILAEFMPNSCGSETDQFCFKISLVPPYQKDGAKVEFCIRYETSVGTFWANNDDKNYTLICHKKETAPKVDNKPHKEVTDRHLKGCLKMTQSSKEEILATSDDDTWNNSRTSDTNIPEIVYSQAEDKDTKPANENIKDKNAEYNQGDHEDDEKELELLLNQHFTGARGTSSRDERNLYTTEPVNFPSETERLEKKLTSIEGSSDLYPVPISSSPENTSQEIGGELKDKVKYSLRDYNSQPSGKEVAAGTGNSDEQSLECTGTSESLLSAKYFPGTKQNQAIDITATVSSWQGESHTDISKVETDSASGSKMMERLFISEDAADTSKGACETRPETISPEHDESMQLNACIAGTLDGNANPALEHQALQMSHQTLDSLLSDAGKNEGKIKVIESKVRVHLRGDLYADTFAHADVSIDSTKSQYMQKKGVGEMSGKNYNTDAGKEKKVIEVADLALIGEEEAPKPFKSHRKHAAKALKATPLSAEDNKWAPRSAQADPPASSPGDERRAEDAQEHRGFKRLKDRGKSDNTNKGRLTGKESEAKPAEQRWLEMGSEVRWAPRGSTGPQSTASTKELFTCQEAESCEKSSVSEQGITEEAEAGTAYIIKTTSESAPEKMSASEKAVIAKLPQETALSDRPTEEKETAFDTHKGRNDGSHYALCQLNTVGVLYDTEFEKESVLDIYNAHVHETLQGETMSICNSREKCAKAQPDIGNILPVGEAVKASAAGKKEGLGQGLCSEASKCPPSTQKHLYSEEAEELCKEESRVGTLSYLHAKAETKMPPSGTNAVPSYHYQSSSVASSEGSTVAGDKEHLYRHFEIKVFDKVAAESGYDLSLPNEMTCINKNLSPEAEKKEVPSTSDIAISREGRGRNIGQCFHQTEFKQEKSPRPEVLTSKPTKEVGGTGFQSDHLITEGKTLNSLDDSQKESQHISDSADISNQKSEALKLPSESPGLKHIACKIFYFFFFILFAATLYHYDLMVCLALYLFSLYWLYCEGGRNKESVKKE